The following are encoded in a window of Armatimonadota bacterium genomic DNA:
- the hrcA gene encoding heat-inducible transcriptional repressor HrcA, translating to MPRLDARKRDILQAVIQTYVETAEPVGSEALAHRARLGVSAATIRNEMAALEEMGLLAQPHTSAGRIPTERGYRVYVDSMLEEERLPAPQRHWVRRRLAAALAERERVPQEVARTLAALVPYASVVSHPHPRRLAFRHLHFVPLEATRVLAVIVTDAGVLQARALDLQEPMDPDGLERASRTVSQRLQGYPLGEITDALLQQVVDEVAWQHRVVRLLAERVLRRLPSAARRIHIEGTANILAQPEFRDARRARPVLRALEQEEVVAGLLEDAAERPVWIAIGSEHRVEALRGCSVVVAAYRVGGRPAGALGIVGPTRMPYGRVVALVRYLADSVSDALAEAR from the coding sequence ATGCCGCGGCTGGACGCGCGCAAGCGGGACATCCTGCAGGCGGTGATCCAGACGTACGTGGAGACCGCCGAGCCCGTGGGCTCGGAGGCCCTGGCCCACCGCGCCCGGCTGGGGGTGAGCGCGGCCACCATCCGCAACGAGATGGCGGCCCTGGAAGAGATGGGCCTGCTGGCCCAGCCTCACACCTCCGCCGGCCGCATTCCCACCGAGCGGGGCTACCGGGTGTACGTGGACTCCATGCTGGAGGAAGAGCGGCTGCCGGCCCCCCAGCGTCACTGGGTGCGGCGCCGGCTGGCCGCCGCCCTGGCCGAACGGGAGCGGGTGCCCCAGGAGGTCGCGCGGACCCTGGCCGCCCTCGTGCCGTACGCCTCGGTGGTGTCCCATCCCCACCCGCGGCGCCTGGCGTTCCGCCACCTCCACTTCGTCCCCCTGGAGGCCACCCGGGTGCTGGCGGTGATCGTCACCGACGCCGGCGTGCTCCAGGCGCGCGCGCTGGACCTGCAGGAGCCGATGGATCCCGACGGCCTGGAGCGGGCGTCCCGCACGGTGAGCCAGCGCCTGCAGGGATATCCGCTGGGCGAGATCACCGACGCGCTCCTCCAGCAGGTGGTGGACGAGGTCGCCTGGCAGCACCGGGTGGTCAGGCTGCTGGCGGAGCGGGTGCTCCGCCGGCTGCCGTCGGCGGCCCGGCGCATCCACATCGAGGGCACGGCCAACATCCTGGCGCAGCCCGAGTTCCGCGATGCCCGGCGCGCCCGGCCGGTGCTGCGGGCGCTGGAACAGGAAGAGGTGGTGGCGGGCCTCCTGGAGGACGCCGCCGAGCGCCCGGTGTGGATCGCCATCGGCAGCGAGCACCGGGTGGAGGCGCTGCGCGGGTGCAGCGTGGTGGTGGCCGCCTACCGCGTGGGCGGGCGCCCCGCGGGCGCCCTGGGCATCGTGGGGCCCACGCGGATGCCCTACGGCCGGGTCGTGGCCCTGGTCCGGTATCTGGCCGACAGCGTCAGCGACGCGCTGGCCGAGGCGCGCTGA
- the murJ gene encoding murein biosynthesis integral membrane protein MurJ: MSPSSPSAPVRLVRAASLMAGATVVSRALGLVREVVTAWLFGASDAKAAYVVAYSVPFFIQRLLLGGTLSIVFIPTLSRLLAQDEAEARRVAGITLTVVAAGGVALAVAGQALAPVLVALAAPGFARAPALLDLAVDLTRIIFVAMLFLALAIYLTGFLQAHQRFAPPALAPLVFNGVIIVGTLTLGPRVGIRGLALSWVLGTAAQMLVQWWPARRLGLRPVGMDLRHPAIREMARLAVPAMLGLAVVEVNAYVDRFFASLLPAAPTVHPVAALDYAYEIVQAPAGIFAISVATAAFPALARHAAAGDRADLRATFSLALRSLMVVILPVAALAVALREPLVRIIFQRGEFGPHATQAVAGALAGYAVGLPAIAGYYVVTRTLYALQDMATPVRTGVAMIALNAVLDVVFMRWWGVVGIAAATSVVAVVNLALMLAALRGHLGRLDGRRILATAGRAALAAALGGGVMVPVAGAAGSSGPVSAGAAALAAACGLAAYVGVCRVLRVAELGLVVALLRGRPAPGGGGDRLR, translated from the coding sequence ATGAGCCCGTCGTCCCCCTCCGCTCCGGTCCGCCTGGTCCGGGCCGCATCCCTGATGGCCGGGGCCACCGTGGTCAGCCGCGCCCTGGGGTTGGTGCGGGAGGTGGTGACGGCGTGGCTGTTCGGGGCGTCGGACGCCAAGGCCGCCTACGTGGTCGCCTACTCGGTGCCGTTCTTCATCCAGAGACTGCTGCTGGGCGGCACCCTCAGCATCGTCTTCATCCCCACCCTCTCGCGGCTCCTGGCGCAGGACGAGGCCGAGGCGCGGCGGGTGGCGGGGATCACCCTCACCGTGGTGGCGGCGGGCGGCGTGGCCCTGGCGGTGGCCGGCCAGGCCCTGGCTCCGGTCCTGGTGGCGCTGGCCGCTCCGGGGTTCGCCCGGGCGCCTGCGCTGCTGGACCTGGCCGTGGATCTGACCCGGATCATCTTCGTGGCCATGCTCTTCCTGGCGCTGGCCATCTACCTCACCGGCTTCCTGCAGGCCCACCAGCGGTTCGCGCCCCCCGCGCTGGCGCCGCTGGTGTTCAACGGGGTCATCATCGTCGGCACCCTGACGCTGGGGCCGCGCGTGGGCATCCGGGGCCTGGCGCTCAGCTGGGTGCTGGGGACGGCGGCGCAGATGCTGGTGCAGTGGTGGCCGGCCCGCCGGCTGGGGTTGCGCCCGGTCGGGATGGACCTGCGTCACCCCGCGATCCGGGAGATGGCCCGTCTGGCGGTGCCGGCGATGCTGGGCCTGGCGGTGGTGGAGGTCAACGCCTACGTGGACCGGTTCTTCGCGTCCCTGCTGCCGGCCGCTCCGACGGTCCACCCGGTGGCGGCGCTGGACTATGCCTACGAGATCGTGCAGGCGCCGGCGGGGATCTTTGCCATCTCGGTGGCCACCGCGGCCTTCCCCGCTCTCGCCCGCCACGCGGCCGCGGGCGACCGCGCCGATCTGAGGGCCACGTTCTCGCTGGCCCTGCGGTCCCTGATGGTGGTGATCCTTCCCGTGGCGGCCCTGGCGGTGGCCCTGCGCGAACCCCTGGTGCGGATTATCTTCCAGCGGGGAGAGTTCGGGCCTCACGCCACGCAGGCGGTGGCGGGGGCCCTGGCCGGATACGCGGTAGGCCTGCCCGCCATCGCCGGCTACTATGTGGTCACCCGCACCCTGTACGCCCTGCAGGACATGGCCACGCCGGTGCGCACCGGGGTCGCCATGATCGCCCTCAACGCGGTGCTGGACGTGGTGTTCATGCGGTGGTGGGGGGTGGTGGGCATCGCCGCGGCCACATCGGTGGTGGCCGTCGTCAACCTGGCCCTCATGCTGGCGGCGTTGCGCGGGCACCTGGGCAGGCTGGACGGCCGGCGGATTCTGGCCACCGCCGGGCGCGCCGCCCTGGCCGCCGCCCTCGGCGGCGGGGTCATGGTCCCCGTGGCCGGCGCGGCGGGGAGTTCGGGTCCGGTCTCCGCCGGCGCCGCGGCCCTGGCCGCCGCCTGCGGGCTCGCGGCGTACGTGGGCGTGTGCCGCGTGCTGCGGGTCGCCGAGCTGGGTCTGGTGGTGGCTCTGCTGCGCGGCCGTCCCGCGCCGGGTGGTGGGGGCGACCGGTTGCGTTGA
- the rpsT gene encoding 30S ribosomal protein S20: MAKRLRSGLKHQRKSEKRRLRNQSVRTRLKTLTKKALADPRLLPLVQAEFDRAARKGIIHPNKAARRKSRLMRRLAAAAATP, encoded by the coding sequence GTGGCCAAGAGGCTGCGGTCGGGACTGAAACACCAGCGCAAGTCGGAAAAGCGCCGCCTGCGCAACCAGAGCGTGCGGACCCGGCTGAAGACGCTGACCAAGAAGGCGCTGGCCGATCCCCGCCTGCTGCCGCTGGTCCAGGCGGAGTTCGATCGGGCGGCCCGCAAGGGCATCATCCACCCCAACAAGGCCGCCCGCAGGAAGTCGCGGCTGATGCGCCGCCTCGCGGCGGCCGCCGCCACCCCGTAA
- the holA gene encoding DNA polymerase III subunit delta produces the protein MPQNPDRPAGAAAHVYLLHGEEDLLVEQALRDLLDRLIPPEERALNLDMLRADEVDVADAITRVDTLPFFGQRRVVVIRDVDAWPVPAQDRLAAYLDRGSPPSALILVAAGLDRRRRLYGTIRRMGHVQEFPRLSIRELPAWIADRARSAGFRMDPDAADLLIARTGPGLRQLSLEMEKLFASCAGRDRITRADVDAVVSRQADTSIFALVDAVGERAADRALAALEEIVRDEAPAYVLFMIARQFRLLYRAAVLLARRRPGAALAEALGVPPFVARRLAAQARNFPLAAFPEIFGRLQDADRAVKSTGQGRVALQMLVARLCLDPLPGHRRHAAARDRR, from the coding sequence ATGCCGCAGAACCCTGACCGGCCGGCCGGCGCGGCCGCCCACGTCTACCTCCTCCACGGGGAGGAGGACCTGTTGGTCGAGCAGGCGCTGCGCGACCTGCTGGACCGGCTGATCCCGCCCGAGGAGCGCGCCCTGAACCTGGACATGCTGCGGGCGGACGAGGTGGACGTGGCCGACGCCATCACCCGGGTGGACACGCTGCCCTTCTTCGGCCAGCGGCGGGTGGTGGTGATCCGCGACGTGGACGCCTGGCCTGTCCCGGCTCAGGACCGCCTGGCGGCCTACCTGGACAGGGGCTCTCCTCCGTCCGCCCTCATCCTGGTGGCCGCGGGCCTGGACCGGCGGCGCCGCCTGTACGGCACCATCCGGAGGATGGGCCACGTCCAGGAGTTCCCCCGCTTGAGCATCCGGGAACTGCCAGCCTGGATCGCCGACCGCGCCCGGTCGGCCGGGTTCCGCATGGACCCGGACGCGGCGGACCTGCTGATCGCCCGCACGGGCCCGGGCCTGCGGCAGCTGTCCCTGGAGATGGAGAAGCTGTTCGCCTCCTGCGCCGGGCGGGACCGCATCACCCGGGCCGACGTGGACGCGGTGGTGAGCCGGCAGGCGGACACCAGCATCTTCGCCCTGGTGGACGCGGTGGGCGAGCGGGCCGCCGACCGGGCCCTGGCGGCTCTGGAGGAGATCGTGCGGGACGAGGCGCCGGCCTACGTCCTGTTCATGATCGCCCGGCAGTTCCGCCTGCTGTACCGGGCCGCCGTCCTGCTGGCGCGCCGGCGTCCGGGCGCGGCCCTGGCGGAGGCCCTGGGGGTGCCCCCGTTCGTGGCCCGGCGCCTGGCCGCCCAGGCGCGGAACTTCCCGCTGGCCGCGTTTCCGGAGATCTTCGGCCGCCTGCAGGACGCCGACCGGGCCGTCAAGTCCACGGGCCAGGGACGCGTGGCTCTGCAGATGCTCGTGGCCCGCCTGTGTCTGGACCCGCTCCCCGGCCACCGGCGGCATGCGGCTGCCCGGGACCGGAGGTGA
- a CDS encoding DNA internalization-related competence protein ComEC/Rec2 → MSRPIAHLAAAFALGVALGRGSGLTAWAWAGLLAGAIAAAGMLLAVRRSAGALLVTAAVAAGGLWLRVHEEPALSPALREALGRRVVLTGTVVGPARSTPAGVRVVVAADAVEEDGIRAASGRVLVSVRGGTDIRPGDRVRVRGRLVSPPPAGNPGEFSYRDYLAARGIAALLYADPASARVVGRGRVNSLIGAADAVRRRLTTVLRDALPGRRGAILISLLLGDDGALDDSTVEAFTRSGLLHVLVVSGAQVGLVLAAVLWLTRLLRAPPAASSAVAAGAVAFFALMAGWVPSVFRATVGALAGLAAAGAGRPADPAAGLALAALALLVTSPALLFDAGAQLSFAAAWALIVLAPAVASRLAAPRLADTLVVSTACAQAAVAPLLAYHFQQIPVAGLVANVAALPLVAVLVPAGFAVACAGAVLPALALAAAPPLAFLLDALWAVASAASRLPLATVAVPAPSAAGLLACYLVLALLAGWARGGLRLSPGTAAPAAALALAAALWLRLVAAAAPPHLVVTFLDVGQGDAIVVRAPSGRVLLVDGGGEVEGRITGYDIGARRVVPALRRLGVRSVDVVVLTHAHEDHVGGLPAVVQNFPIGLVLDAGVGHPAPSYPRFVLAVRARGLDVIPARRGGRLELGGGVVASILNPPDPPVEGTASDVNANSVVLRVRYGALSVLLTGDIDALTEADLVRQGRDLRSAVLKAAHHGSATSSSPEFLRAVSPRVAVISVGARNPFGHPHPAAVDALLAQGAAVYRTDRHGAVTVVTDGRQMWVRPTRHAAEP, encoded by the coding sequence ATGTCGCGCCCGATCGCGCACCTGGCCGCGGCCTTCGCCCTGGGAGTCGCCCTGGGACGGGGATCCGGCCTGACGGCGTGGGCGTGGGCCGGGCTGCTGGCCGGTGCGATCGCCGCCGCGGGGATGCTCCTGGCCGTCCGGCGGTCGGCCGGCGCGCTCCTGGTGACAGCCGCCGTTGCGGCCGGCGGGCTGTGGCTGCGCGTGCACGAGGAGCCCGCCCTCTCGCCCGCGCTGCGGGAGGCCCTGGGCCGGAGGGTCGTCCTGACCGGCACGGTGGTCGGGCCGGCGCGGAGTACCCCCGCCGGCGTCCGGGTGGTCGTGGCCGCCGACGCGGTGGAGGAGGACGGCATCCGGGCGGCGTCCGGACGCGTCCTGGTCTCCGTCCGGGGCGGCACGGACATCCGTCCGGGAGACCGGGTGCGGGTGCGCGGACGTCTGGTCAGTCCTCCGCCGGCCGGCAATCCGGGGGAGTTCTCCTACCGGGACTATCTGGCCGCGCGGGGCATCGCCGCCCTCCTGTACGCCGATCCCGCCTCGGCGCGCGTGGTGGGGCGCGGCCGGGTCAACTCCCTGATCGGCGCCGCCGACGCGGTGCGCCGCCGCCTGACGACCGTCCTCCGCGACGCGCTGCCCGGACGGCGGGGCGCTATCCTGATCAGCCTCCTCCTGGGCGACGACGGGGCCCTGGACGATTCGACCGTCGAGGCATTCACCCGCTCCGGGCTGCTCCACGTGCTCGTGGTCTCCGGGGCGCAGGTCGGCCTGGTCCTGGCCGCGGTCCTGTGGCTGACACGCCTGCTGCGGGCGCCCCCGGCGGCCTCGTCCGCGGTGGCGGCGGGGGCGGTGGCGTTCTTCGCGCTGATGGCCGGCTGGGTCCCCTCGGTCTTCCGCGCCACGGTGGGAGCCCTGGCCGGTCTGGCCGCCGCCGGGGCGGGGCGGCCCGCCGACCCGGCCGCCGGGCTGGCCCTGGCCGCGCTGGCCCTGCTGGTGACCTCGCCGGCGCTGCTGTTCGACGCCGGCGCCCAGCTGTCGTTTGCCGCCGCATGGGCGCTGATCGTCCTGGCGCCGGCGGTGGCGTCCCGGCTGGCCGCGCCCCGCCTGGCGGACACGCTGGTGGTGTCCACCGCGTGCGCTCAGGCGGCGGTGGCGCCGCTGCTGGCATACCACTTCCAGCAGATCCCCGTGGCCGGGCTCGTGGCCAACGTGGCGGCGCTGCCCCTGGTGGCGGTGCTGGTGCCGGCCGGATTCGCCGTGGCCTGCGCGGGCGCGGTCCTGCCCGCGCTGGCGCTGGCGGCCGCTCCACCCCTCGCCTTCCTTCTGGACGCCCTGTGGGCCGTGGCCTCGGCGGCATCCCGCCTTCCCCTGGCCACCGTGGCGGTGCCCGCACCCTCCGCCGCCGGCCTCCTCGCCTGCTATCTGGTTCTGGCCCTGCTGGCGGGGTGGGCGCGGGGCGGCCTGCGGCTGTCCCCCGGGACGGCGGCACCTGCGGCCGCGCTGGCCCTGGCCGCGGCGCTGTGGCTGCGCCTGGTGGCCGCCGCCGCACCGCCTCACCTGGTGGTCACGTTTCTGGACGTGGGACAGGGTGACGCCATCGTGGTCCGGGCGCCGTCGGGCCGGGTTCTGCTGGTGGACGGCGGCGGGGAGGTGGAGGGGCGGATCACGGGTTACGACATCGGGGCGAGGCGCGTGGTCCCGGCCCTGCGGCGTCTGGGGGTGCGGTCGGTGGACGTGGTGGTCCTCACCCACGCCCACGAGGATCACGTCGGAGGACTCCCCGCCGTCGTCCAGAACTTCCCGATAGGTCTGGTCCTCGACGCCGGCGTGGGCCATCCGGCTCCGTCCTACCCGCGCTTTGTGCTGGCGGTGCGCGCCCGGGGGCTGGACGTGATCCCGGCCCGGCGGGGCGGGCGCCTGGAGCTGGGCGGGGGAGTGGTGGCGTCGATCCTGAACCCGCCGGATCCTCCCGTGGAGGGGACCGCCTCGGACGTCAACGCCAACTCGGTGGTCCTGCGCGTGCGATACGGTGCCCTGAGCGTGCTGCTGACCGGCGACATTGACGCCCTGACCGAAGCCGACCTGGTCCGGCAGGGGCGCGACCTGCGCAGCGCTGTGCTGAAGGCCGCCCACCACGGCAGCGCCACCAGCAGCTCGCCGGAGTTCCTGCGCGCCGTCTCCCCCCGGGTGGCGGTCATCTCCGTGGGCGCCCGCAATCCCTTCGGCCATCCCCACCCCGCGGCCGTGGACGCCCTGCTGGCCCAGGGGGCCGCCGTCTACCGCACCGACCGCCACGGCGCCGTCACCGTGGTCACCGACGGACGGCAGATGTGGGTGCGCCCGACCCGACATGCCGCAGAACCCTGA
- the thrS gene encoding threonine--tRNA ligase, with protein sequence MNGIRVTLPDGRVKVYPRGVSVAEIARDAGVPDALVARVDGVLRDLSARLETDARVELLTFDDPQGREVYWHSSAHLLAQAVKELFPHARLAIGPPIEDGFYYDIDVGRPLSPEDLQRLEERMRELAARDQPIERVEIPRDEALRLYREMGETYKLELLDEITDPQVSFYRQDGFLDMCRGPHLPRTGMIRAVKLLSVAGAYWRGDERREMLQRIYGISFPRPEMLEEYLQRLEEARRRDHRRLGRELDLFSINDEIGPGLVLWHPRGALVRRLIEEFLRGELDRRGYQWVYTPHVARQHLWERSGHMAWYAENMFAGMEIDQQKYLVKPMNCPFHIMIYASRTRSYRELPVRLAEIGTVYRYERSGVLHGLLRVRMISQDDAHIFARPDQIGEEITGLMDLAFAVLGAFGFQRYEIMLSVRDPAQPGRFAGRPEVWEQAEAALEDALRRRGTPYQRAVGEANFYGPKIDIFMYDALGRRWQLTTIQLDFVLPERFDLAYMGEDGLQHRPVLIHRAILGSLERFLGILIEHYGGAFPAWLAPVQVRVLPVTDRHAAYARQVAAALAERGLRAEVDDSSERISYKVRRAQLEYVPYMLVVGDREVASGQVAVRSRSAGDLGPMEVDRFLERIRDDLAARR encoded by the coding sequence GTGAACGGAATTCGCGTTACGCTGCCGGACGGGCGGGTGAAGGTCTATCCCCGGGGCGTTTCGGTGGCCGAGATCGCCCGGGACGCGGGCGTGCCCGACGCCCTGGTGGCGCGAGTGGACGGCGTCCTGCGGGACCTGTCGGCCCGCCTGGAGACCGACGCCCGGGTGGAGCTGCTCACCTTCGACGACCCCCAGGGCCGGGAAGTCTACTGGCATTCCTCCGCCCACCTGCTGGCGCAGGCGGTGAAAGAGCTGTTTCCCCATGCCCGGCTGGCCATCGGGCCGCCCATCGAGGACGGTTTCTACTATGACATCGACGTGGGCCGCCCGCTGTCTCCCGAGGACCTGCAGCGGCTGGAGGAGCGTATGCGGGAGCTCGCCGCCCGGGATCAGCCCATCGAACGGGTGGAGATCCCCCGGGACGAGGCCCTGCGCCTGTACCGGGAGATGGGGGAGACGTACAAGCTGGAGCTGCTGGACGAGATCACCGATCCCCAGGTCTCCTTCTACCGCCAGGACGGCTTTCTGGACATGTGCCGCGGGCCCCACCTGCCCCGCACGGGGATGATCCGGGCCGTCAAGCTGCTCAGCGTGGCGGGCGCCTACTGGCGGGGGGACGAGCGGCGGGAGATGCTGCAGCGGATCTACGGCATCTCCTTCCCGCGCCCGGAGATGCTGGAGGAGTACCTGCAGCGCCTGGAGGAGGCGCGCCGCCGGGACCACCGGCGGCTGGGCCGGGAGCTGGACCTGTTCAGCATCAACGACGAGATCGGCCCGGGTCTGGTCCTGTGGCACCCCCGGGGCGCCCTGGTCCGCCGCCTGATCGAGGAGTTCCTGCGCGGGGAGCTGGACCGGCGCGGCTACCAGTGGGTGTACACGCCCCACGTGGCCCGCCAGCACCTGTGGGAGCGCAGCGGGCACATGGCGTGGTATGCCGAGAACATGTTCGCCGGCATGGAGATCGACCAGCAGAAGTACCTGGTCAAACCCATGAACTGTCCCTTCCACATCATGATCTACGCCAGCCGCACGCGCAGTTACCGGGAGCTGCCGGTGCGCCTGGCGGAGATCGGCACGGTGTACCGCTACGAGCGCTCCGGCGTCCTGCACGGCCTGCTGCGGGTGCGGATGATCTCCCAGGACGACGCCCACATCTTCGCCCGGCCCGACCAGATCGGCGAGGAGATCACCGGGTTGATGGATCTGGCCTTCGCCGTGCTGGGAGCGTTCGGATTCCAGCGCTACGAGATCATGCTGTCGGTGCGCGACCCCGCCCAGCCGGGGCGGTTTGCGGGGCGGCCGGAGGTGTGGGAGCAGGCGGAAGCCGCCCTGGAGGACGCCCTGCGCCGGCGGGGGACGCCCTACCAGCGGGCCGTCGGCGAGGCCAACTTCTACGGCCCCAAGATCGACATCTTCATGTACGACGCCCTGGGCCGCCGCTGGCAGCTGACCACCATCCAGCTGGACTTCGTCCTGCCCGAGCGGTTCGACCTGGCGTACATGGGCGAGGACGGCCTCCAGCACCGGCCGGTCCTGATCCACCGGGCCATCCTGGGCTCGCTGGAGCGCTTCCTGGGCATCCTCATCGAGCACTACGGCGGGGCGTTTCCCGCCTGGCTGGCGCCGGTGCAGGTCCGGGTGCTGCCGGTGACCGACCGCCACGCGGCCTACGCCCGGCAGGTGGCCGCGGCGCTGGCGGAGCGGGGCCTGCGGGCGGAGGTGGACGACAGCAGCGAGAGGATCAGCTATAAGGTACGGCGCGCCCAGCTGGAGTACGTCCCCTACATGCTGGTGGTGGGCGACCGGGAGGTCGCAAGCGGCCAGGTGGCGGTGCGCAGCCGGTCGGCGGGCGACCTGGGCCCGATGGAGGTGGACCGCTTCCTGGAGCGCATCCGCGACGACCTGGCGGCGAGGCGATGA
- the dtd gene encoding D-aminoacyl-tRNA deacylase, with the protein MRAVVQRVERAAVRVEGDEVARIGLGCVVLLGVSVDDTADDARSLAHKIAHLRIFDDDQGRLNRSVLDVGGEVLSVSQFTLYGDTTGGRRPSFIRAAPPERAEPLYREFNRHLEALGVPVRTGIFGARMVVEIHNLGPVTLVLDTRP; encoded by the coding sequence GTGCGGGCGGTGGTCCAGCGCGTCGAGCGGGCGGCGGTCCGGGTGGAGGGCGATGAGGTGGCCCGCATCGGCCTGGGCTGTGTCGTCCTCCTCGGCGTCTCGGTGGACGACACCGCGGACGACGCCCGCTCCCTCGCCCACAAGATCGCCCACCTGCGCATCTTCGACGACGACCAGGGCCGGCTCAACCGCAGCGTGCTGGACGTCGGCGGCGAGGTGCTGTCGGTGTCCCAGTTCACCCTGTACGGCGACACCACCGGCGGCCGGCGGCCCAGCTTCATCCGGGCGGCGCCGCCGGAGCGGGCCGAGCCCCTGTACCGCGAGTTCAACCGGCACCTGGAGGCCCTGGGGGTGCCGGTCCGCACCGGGATCTTCGGAGCCCGGATGGTGGTGGAGATCCACAACCTGGGGCCGGTGACGCTGGTCCTGGACACCCGGCCGTGA
- a CDS encoding ABC transporter ATP-binding protein: protein MADIALTGLRKTFGRVVAIRDLSLHVGDGEFLVLLGPSGCGKTTTLRAIAGLETLDRGRVVIGGRDVTRLPPGRRGIAMVFQSYAVFPHMTVYDNIVFGLRMHRLPVAEQRRRAREAAELLEIADLLDRFPAQLSGGQRQRVAVARAIVMRPDVLLMDEPLSNLDALLRLHMRAELKRLHRELGSTTVYVTHDQVEALSLGDRIAVMRDGQIVQCDTPARIYDTPATRFVGEFIGTPPMNFLPGELTVDGDGPAVAVAGVRIPLPSGAARLAARGGPVDVGIRPEHLEVLTSPAAGALPAEVVVVEPVGPTQLVTARVARHTVKVTVPADAAVASGQRVWLRAAPSRIRLMDAVTGEALSTP from the coding sequence ATGGCCGACATCGCCCTGACCGGGCTGCGCAAGACCTTCGGCCGGGTGGTGGCCATCCGCGACCTCAGCCTGCACGTCGGGGACGGCGAGTTCCTGGTCCTGCTGGGGCCCAGCGGGTGCGGGAAGACCACCACCCTGCGGGCCATCGCCGGCCTGGAGACGCTGGACCGGGGACGGGTGGTCATCGGCGGGCGCGACGTCACCCGGCTGCCTCCGGGCCGGCGGGGGATCGCGATGGTCTTCCAGTCCTACGCCGTCTTCCCCCACATGACCGTCTACGACAACATCGTCTTCGGGCTGCGGATGCACCGGCTGCCTGTGGCCGAGCAGCGCCGGCGCGCCCGGGAGGCGGCCGAACTGCTGGAGATCGCCGACCTGCTGGACCGCTTCCCGGCCCAGCTGTCCGGCGGGCAGCGCCAGCGGGTGGCGGTCGCGCGTGCCATCGTGATGCGCCCCGATGTCCTGCTGATGGACGAGCCGCTGTCCAACCTGGATGCCCTGCTGCGGCTGCACATGCGGGCGGAACTGAAGCGGCTGCACCGGGAGCTGGGGTCCACCACCGTGTACGTGACCCACGACCAGGTGGAGGCGCTGTCCCTGGGAGACCGCATCGCGGTGATGCGGGACGGCCAGATCGTCCAGTGCGACACCCCCGCCCGCATCTACGACACCCCGGCCACCCGCTTCGTGGGCGAGTTCATCGGGACGCCGCCCATGAACTTCCTGCCGGGCGAGCTGACCGTCGACGGGGACGGTCCCGCGGTCGCGGTGGCGGGGGTCCGGATCCCGCTGCCCTCCGGGGCGGCCCGCCTCGCCGCCCGGGGCGGCCCGGTGGACGTGGGGATCCGCCCCGAGCACCTGGAGGTCCTGACCTCCCCGGCGGCGGGCGCACTGCCCGCGGAGGTGGTGGTGGTGGAGCCGGTGGGGCCCACCCAGCTGGTCACCGCCCGGGTGGCCCGCCACACGGTGAAGGTCACGGTTCCGGCCGACGCCGCCGTCGCCAGCGGGCAGCGGGTGTGGCTGCGGGCGGCGCCCTCACGGATCCGCCTGATGGACGCGGTCACCGGCGAGGCCCTGTCGACGCCGTGA
- a CDS encoding carbohydrate ABC transporter permease produces MTLRRVAVYAAVLAIAAWVALPLLLITLAAFTPREVLYQWPRPLWPSRFSLDTLAFFLRSTGVWPATLRSVQVAVLTIALSLALAAPAGYALARYAFRGREALQLLILSVKMFPATVLSVPLAVAFIRWGLYDTVVGVAAVHTALSVPFVTAIVTSVFAGVSYELEEAALTLGSSRAQAVLRVTLPMAAPGLAAAAIFTFVLSWNEVFAATILTLDRRTLPALIVDSVLGAGAPLPFRFAGGFFMVVPALIIIFLIRRYLLTLWGVTVR; encoded by the coding sequence GTGACCCTGCGGCGGGTGGCCGTCTACGCCGCCGTCCTGGCCATCGCCGCCTGGGTGGCCCTGCCGCTCCTGCTCATCACCCTGGCGGCGTTCACCCCCCGGGAGGTGCTGTACCAGTGGCCGCGGCCCCTGTGGCCGTCCCGGTTCTCGCTGGACACGCTGGCGTTCTTCCTGCGGTCCACCGGCGTGTGGCCGGCGACGCTGCGCAGCGTGCAGGTGGCGGTCCTGACCATCGCCCTGTCCCTGGCCCTGGCGGCGCCGGCGGGATACGCCCTGGCCCGCTACGCCTTCCGGGGTCGCGAGGCGCTGCAGCTGCTGATCCTGTCGGTGAAGATGTTCCCCGCCACGGTCCTGTCGGTGCCCCTGGCGGTGGCGTTCATCCGGTGGGGGCTGTACGACACGGTGGTGGGGGTGGCCGCGGTCCACACGGCCCTCAGCGTCCCCTTCGTCACCGCCATCGTCACCAGCGTCTTTGCGGGGGTGTCCTACGAGCTGGAAGAGGCCGCCCTGACCCTCGGCAGCAGTCGGGCGCAGGCCGTCCTGCGGGTGACCCTCCCCATGGCGGCGCCGGGCCTGGCGGCGGCGGCCATCTTCACCTTCGTCCTCTCCTGGAACGAGGTGTTTGCTGCCACCATCCTGACCCTGGACCGGCGCACCCTGCCCGCCCTCATCGTGGACTCGGTGCTGGGCGCCGGCGCCCCTCTGCCCTTCCGGTTTGCCGGGGGATTTTTCATGGTGGTCCCCGCGCTGATCATCATCTTCCTGATCCGCCGCTACCTGCTCACCCTGTGGGGGGTGACCGTCCGGTGA